One genomic window of Medicago truncatula cultivar Jemalong A17 chromosome 1, MtrunA17r5.0-ANR, whole genome shotgun sequence includes the following:
- the LOC25485430 gene encoding cyclin-D3-1, which produces MAIHHHHQQHTSSLFDALYCHEEKWEDDDNDDEGEVVDEEGEQSYVTTTNNDILDSTSLLPLLLLEQNLFNKDEELNTLFSKEKIQQETYYDDLKNVMNFDSLTQPRREAVEWMLKVNAHYGFSALTATLAVNYLDRFLLSFHFQKEKPWMIQLVAVTCISLAAKVEETQVPLLLDLQVQDTKYVFEAKTIQRMELLILSTLKWKMHPVTTHSFLDHIIRRLGLKTNLHWEFLRRCENLLLSVLLDSRFVGCVPSVLATATMLHVIDQIEQSDDNDVDYKNQLLNVLKISKEKVDECYNAILHLTNTNNYGYNKRKYEEIPGSPSGVIDAVFSSDGSNDSWTVGASSYSTSEPVFKKTKNQGQNMNLSPINRVIVGILATATSP; this is translated from the exons ATGGCTatccatcatcatcaccaacaaCACACTTCTTCTCTTTTTGATGCTCTTTACTGTCATGAAGAAAAATGGGAAGacgatgataatgatgatgaaggAGAAGTTGTTGATGAAGAAGGAGAACAAAGTTATGTCACAACAACAAACAATGATATATTGGACTCTACTTCCCTTTTACCTCTGCTTTTATTAGAACAGAACTTGTTCAATAAAGATGAAGAACTCAACACTCTTTTCTCCAAAGAAAAGATTCAACAAGAAACTTATTATGACGATCTGAAAAATGTGATGAACTTTGACTCACTCACTCAACCTCGTCGTGAAGCTGTTGAATGGATGCTTAAAGTCAATGCTCATTATGGTTTCTCTGCTCTCACTGCAACACTTGCTGTTAATTATCTTGATAGGTTTCTTCTAAGCTTCCATTTTCAAAAGGAGAAGCCATGGATGATTCAGCTTGTTGCTGTTACTTGCATCTCTTTAGCTGCTAAAGTTGAAGAAACtcaagttcctcttctcttAGACCTTCAA gTGCAAGATACTAAATATGTGTTTGAGGCAAAGACTATTCAGAGAATGGAGCTTTTGATTCTGTCAACACTGAAATGGAAGATGCATCCAGTGACAACACACTCTTTTTTAGATCACATTATAAGAAGGCTTGGATTGAAAACTAATCTTCATTGGGAGTTTCTTAGGCGCTGTGAGAATCTTCTTCTATCTGTACTTTTAG ATTCAAGATTTGTTGGTTGTGTTCCTTCTGTGTTGGCCACTGCTACAATGTTGCATGTTATAGACCAGATTGAACAGAGTGATGATAATGATGTGGATTACAAAAATCAGCTTCTTAATGTTCTCAAAATCAGCAAG GAGAAAGTTGATGAATGTTATAATGCGATTCTTCATCttacaaatacaaataattatGGTTATAATAAACGAAAGTATGAAGAAATCCCTGGTAGTCCAAGTGGCGTAATTGATGCTGTTTTTAGTTCTGATGGTTCTAACGATTCGTGGACAGTGGGAGCATCATCATATTCAACCTCAGAGCCTGTGTTTAAGAAGACCAAGAATCAAggacaaaatatgaatttgtcACCGATTAACAGGGTCATTGTCGGAATTCTTGCCACTGCAACCTCTCCTTAA